One stretch of Amycolatopsis sp. NBC_00345 DNA includes these proteins:
- a CDS encoding sensor histidine kinase, translating to MRDWWPLPTRARSALVAGLACAFVFTLGGLSARHFVEVRTMEQSRFLTTQALTQFSFTHFEGTRYDGPNRPDFPVANTSLDGTTFEVVLDSGQAAIRSHNLATYYPGQPPLPPLPPNIVDPHRTATFGKGAVAGADNNLEDRTFEVEGLSMRLPAELVNPPGRSGYFFFSGLTTPLAVPEQPEYVNATVYVFVEPYYTERALGGVDGALWIGIPLSVLLVAAAAWTVAGRALRPVGAIRAEMAEISEHALQRRVPVPAARDEIADLAATTNATLDRLQQAMRQQQRFVADASHELRSPLAGLRTWLDIARSHPDQADWPSITDRALGDIDRLQALVADLLLLAEQDGKHQAPSGFVDLAALAEEQSAERRYLAVGADARDIRCHAETEAVVQGDPAQLERVLRNLLDNAVRHAESTVSVSVTVEAATVVLEVGDDGPGIPPADRERVFDRFTRLDDARARDAGGTGLGLAIARTITRRHGGTLRLADSPVGARFVATFLRADVPGS from the coding sequence ATGCGTGACTGGTGGCCGCTGCCGACGCGGGCGAGGTCGGCGCTGGTCGCGGGGCTGGCCTGCGCGTTCGTCTTCACCCTCGGTGGCCTGTCGGCCCGGCACTTCGTCGAGGTCCGGACCATGGAGCAGTCGCGGTTCCTCACCACCCAGGCCCTGACGCAGTTCAGTTTCACGCATTTCGAAGGCACCCGCTACGACGGCCCCAACCGGCCGGACTTCCCGGTCGCCAACACCAGCCTCGACGGCACCACTTTCGAGGTGGTGCTGGACTCGGGCCAGGCGGCGATCCGCAGCCACAACCTGGCGACCTACTACCCCGGACAGCCCCCGTTGCCCCCGCTACCGCCGAATATCGTTGATCCGCACCGGACGGCCACGTTCGGCAAAGGCGCGGTCGCCGGAGCCGACAACAACCTGGAGGACCGCACGTTCGAGGTCGAGGGCCTGTCGATGCGGCTCCCGGCCGAGCTGGTGAATCCACCGGGGAGGTCCGGGTACTTCTTCTTCAGCGGTCTGACTACCCCGCTCGCGGTGCCCGAGCAGCCCGAGTACGTGAACGCCACCGTGTACGTGTTCGTGGAGCCGTACTACACCGAGCGGGCGCTCGGCGGCGTCGACGGGGCGCTGTGGATCGGCATTCCCCTGTCGGTGCTGCTCGTCGCGGCCGCCGCGTGGACGGTCGCCGGACGCGCGCTGCGCCCGGTGGGGGCGATCCGCGCGGAGATGGCCGAGATCAGCGAACACGCGTTGCAGCGCCGGGTGCCGGTGCCCGCCGCGCGGGACGAGATCGCCGACCTGGCCGCCACCACCAACGCCACCCTCGACCGCCTCCAGCAGGCCATGCGCCAGCAACAGCGGTTCGTCGCCGACGCCAGCCACGAGCTGCGCAGCCCGCTGGCCGGCCTGCGCACCTGGCTCGACATCGCCCGCAGCCATCCGGACCAGGCCGACTGGCCGTCGATCACCGACCGCGCGCTGGGCGACATCGACCGGCTGCAGGCACTGGTCGCCGACCTGCTGCTGCTCGCCGAGCAGGACGGGAAACACCAGGCGCCCAGCGGTTTCGTGGACCTCGCCGCGCTGGCCGAGGAGCAGTCCGCCGAACGCCGTTACCTCGCCGTCGGCGCTGACGCCCGGGACATCCGGTGCCACGCGGAAACGGAGGCCGTTGTCCAGGGCGACCCCGCACAGCTGGAACGGGTGCTGCGCAACCTGCTCGACAACGCCGTCCGGCACGCCGAATCCACCGTCTCCGTGTCCGTCACCGTCGAGGCGGCCACCGTCGTCCTCGAGGTCGGTGACGACGGCCCCGGGATCCCACCGGCCGACCGGGAGCGCGTCTTCGACCGGTTCACCCGGCTCGACGACGCGCGGGCCCGCGACGCCGGGGGAACCGGCCTCGGCCTCGCCATCGCCCGCACCATCACCCGGCGCCACGGCGGCACGCTCCGCCTGGCCGACAGTCCGGTGGGCGCCCGGTTCGTGGCCACCTTCCTGCGGGCCGACGTCCCCGGAAGCTGA
- a CDS encoding adenylate/guanylate cyclase domain-containing protein has translation MAEDDLQQRLERVLLGGPRKYTRLDVAAKAGVPEERSRRLWRALGFATVDDDETVFTDADVEAMRTADQLVQSGLVERHLEVAVTRALGQHLSRLAEWQVHMLWALITENPELARSDRQVARLVERLLPELEQVQNFVWRRHLAAYAGRAFASSDEDLEARTQVVGFVDMVGYTRLTRQIDEDELSQVLDAFESLATEVIADHHGRVVKMIGDEVLFVADEPAAAAEIALTLTERTSAAPDLPAVRAGMASGRILSRFGDVYGSVVNLAARLTSVARPDTILVDRELASALESLPAYELRTRRPVAVRGYNRLRPSALRRAKDEPSGMFASSQQLAAEMMGLPETLADNVNAAEPGPEDLTVGSRRRRRRR, from the coding sequence GTGGCCGAGGACGATCTGCAGCAACGCCTCGAGCGGGTGCTGCTCGGCGGCCCGCGCAAGTACACGCGCCTGGACGTGGCCGCGAAGGCCGGCGTGCCCGAGGAACGCTCGCGACGGCTGTGGCGGGCCCTCGGGTTCGCGACGGTGGACGACGACGAGACCGTGTTCACCGACGCCGACGTCGAAGCAATGCGCACGGCCGACCAGCTCGTGCAGTCCGGGCTGGTGGAGCGGCACCTCGAAGTCGCGGTGACGCGCGCGCTCGGCCAGCACCTCTCGCGGCTGGCCGAGTGGCAGGTGCACATGCTGTGGGCGCTGATCACCGAGAACCCCGAGCTGGCGCGCAGCGACCGGCAGGTGGCCCGGCTGGTGGAGCGGCTGCTGCCCGAGCTGGAGCAGGTGCAGAACTTCGTCTGGCGCCGGCATCTGGCGGCGTACGCGGGCCGCGCGTTCGCGTCGTCGGATGAGGACCTCGAAGCACGCACGCAGGTCGTCGGGTTCGTCGACATGGTCGGCTACACCCGGCTGACCCGCCAGATCGACGAGGACGAGCTGAGCCAGGTCCTGGACGCGTTCGAATCGCTGGCCACGGAGGTCATCGCCGACCACCACGGGCGCGTGGTCAAGATGATCGGCGACGAGGTCCTGTTCGTGGCCGACGAGCCCGCCGCGGCCGCCGAGATCGCCCTGACGCTGACCGAGCGGACCAGCGCCGCGCCGGACCTGCCGGCGGTGCGCGCGGGCATGGCGTCGGGCCGCATCCTGTCCCGCTTCGGCGATGTGTACGGCTCGGTGGTCAACCTCGCCGCCCGGCTCACCTCGGTCGCCCGCCCGGACACGATCCTGGTGGACCGGGAGCTGGCGAGCGCGCTCGAATCCTTGCCGGCGTACGAACTCCGCACCCGGCGCCCGGTGGCCGTGCGCGGTTACAACCGCCTGCGCCCGTCGGCCCTGCGGCGGGCCAAGGACGAGCCTTCGGGGATGTTCGCGTCTTCGCAGCAGCTGGCGGCGGAGATGATGGGGCTGCCGGAAACCTTGGCAGACAACGTAAACGCAGCGGAACCCGGTCCCGAGGACTTGACGGTGGGCTCGCGGCGGCGACGCCGGCGTCGCTGA
- a CDS encoding universal stress protein yields MAVYRTVVVGTDGSDSSFAAVDRAAGVAGDAGATLVVVCAYYPASKQDVDRAQDELGDESYQVVGSAPAEDTLQSARDRAAKAGAKNIETVALKGEPVEALRKVVHERSADLLVVGNRGLNTLAGRILGSVPSEVARKSGVDVLIVHTT; encoded by the coding sequence ATGGCTGTGTATCGGACTGTGGTGGTGGGCACCGACGGGTCGGACTCGTCGTTCGCCGCGGTGGACCGAGCGGCCGGGGTCGCCGGCGACGCCGGCGCCACACTGGTCGTGGTGTGCGCCTACTACCCGGCGAGCAAGCAGGACGTCGACCGCGCGCAGGACGAGCTGGGCGACGAGTCCTACCAGGTCGTCGGCTCGGCGCCGGCCGAGGACACCCTGCAGAGCGCCCGTGACCGCGCGGCCAAGGCCGGCGCGAAGAACATCGAGACGGTGGCGCTGAAAGGCGAGCCGGTCGAGGCGTTGCGCAAGGTCGTGCACGAGCGCTCGGCCGACCTGCTCGTGGTCGGCAACCGCGGGCTCAACACCCTCGCCGGCCGGATCCTGGGCTCGGTGCCGTCGGAAGTGGCCCGCAAGTCGGGCGTCGACGTGCTGATCGTGCACACGACCTGA
- a CDS encoding chromosome segregation protein: MPLGAGFDVAKRGYSRAQVDEHLERLDADLKMLTGDRDAAIGQAGDLARQLEIARGEIADLRGQVDRLAQPPTSVEGLSERLQRMLRLAQDEAADTRARAEAEAGHIRAKAETDASAMRARYEQLLTELDLRRKEMEAEHRKVLEDARAEGKEITDKAEAERKKLDAESEARRTQVEEDFEIAMAARRTEAMRALAEQEAASKAEAERRVREAAEDAAAIRAKVLEEETTARADIERRQRESVADANKRRQDSITEANARLAEAADEARRRVRTATDESNRRITQANERVESLRNVRSSLAEQVRQARTVLAEAHHVLGETDTNVPADIKASASPSPAGSVSEKKPPTSENDIEKTVRLRASDVQKPKAQAQASPRPAGKPTGE, from the coding sequence GTGCCGCTGGGAGCCGGCTTCGACGTGGCGAAGCGCGGGTACAGCCGAGCACAGGTCGACGAACATCTGGAACGGCTGGACGCCGACCTGAAGATGCTCACCGGCGACCGCGACGCCGCCATCGGCCAGGCGGGCGACCTGGCGCGGCAGCTGGAGATCGCGCGCGGCGAGATCGCCGACCTGCGCGGCCAGGTGGACCGGCTGGCGCAACCGCCGACGAGCGTCGAAGGCCTGTCCGAGCGGCTTCAGCGCATGCTGCGCCTGGCGCAGGACGAGGCCGCGGACACGCGGGCGCGCGCGGAGGCCGAAGCCGGCCACATCCGCGCGAAGGCGGAGACGGACGCGAGCGCCATGCGCGCCCGCTACGAGCAGCTGCTCACCGAGCTCGACCTCCGGCGCAAGGAGATGGAGGCGGAGCACCGCAAGGTGCTCGAGGACGCCCGCGCCGAGGGCAAGGAGATCACGGACAAGGCCGAGGCCGAGCGCAAGAAGCTCGACGCGGAGTCCGAGGCCCGCCGCACGCAGGTCGAAGAGGACTTCGAGATCGCCATGGCGGCGCGGCGCACCGAGGCGATGCGCGCGCTGGCCGAGCAGGAGGCCGCGAGCAAGGCCGAGGCCGAGCGCCGGGTGCGCGAGGCGGCCGAGGACGCCGCCGCGATCCGCGCGAAGGTGCTCGAGGAGGAGACCACGGCGAGGGCGGACATCGAACGCCGTCAGCGCGAGTCGGTCGCCGACGCCAACAAGCGCCGTCAGGACTCGATCACCGAGGCCAACGCGCGGCTCGCCGAGGCAGCCGACGAGGCCCGCCGCCGGGTGCGCACCGCCACCGACGAGTCGAACCGGCGGATCACCCAGGCGAACGAGCGCGTCGAGTCGCTGCGCAACGTCCGGTCCAGCCTGGCCGAGCAGGTGCGGCAGGCCCGGACCGTGCTGGCCGAGGCGCACCACGTGCTCGGCGAGACCGACACGAACGTGCCCGCGGACATCAAGGCGTCCGCGTCGCCGTCGCCCGCGGGCTCGGTTTCCGAAAAGAAGCCCCCGACCAGCGAGAACGACATCGAGAAGACCGTGCGGCTGCGGGCCTCGGACGTCCAGAAGCCGAAGGCCCAGGCCCAGGCGTCACCGCGCCCGGCGGGGAAACCGACTGGCGAGTAA
- the ccrA gene encoding crotonyl-CoA carboxylase/reductase produces MTQLDEIKQAILNGESAAVGSLPVPESYRGVTVHEDEVAMFDGLTSAEKDPRKSLHVDDVPTPELGPGEALVAVMASAINYNTVWTSIFEPIPTFKFLKKYGKLSPLAKRHDLPYHVVGSDLSGVVLRTGAGVHTWKPGDEVVAHCLNVELESPDGHNDTMLDTEQRIWGFETNFGGLAEVALVKANQLMPKAAHLTWEEAASPGLVNSTAYRQLVSRNGADMKQGDVVLIWGASGGLGSYATQYALNGGGIPVCVVSSPEKAEICRKLGAELIIDRNAEDYRFWKDEHEQDQREWQRFGAKIRELTGGEDPDIVFEHPGRETFGASVYAARKGGTIVTCASTSGYMHQYDNRYLWMNLKRIVGSHFANYRESWEANRLIAKGLVHPTLSKTYRLEETGQAALDVHRNAHQGKVGVLALAPEEGLGVRDEELRAKHIDAINAFRGA; encoded by the coding sequence ATGACGCAGCTCGACGAGATCAAGCAGGCCATCCTGAACGGCGAGAGCGCCGCCGTCGGCTCACTGCCCGTGCCCGAGAGCTACCGCGGGGTGACGGTGCACGAGGACGAGGTCGCCATGTTCGACGGCCTCACCAGCGCCGAGAAGGACCCGCGCAAGTCGCTGCACGTCGACGACGTGCCGACGCCCGAGCTGGGGCCGGGCGAGGCGCTGGTCGCCGTGATGGCGAGCGCCATCAACTACAACACCGTGTGGACGTCGATCTTCGAGCCGATCCCCACGTTCAAGTTCCTGAAGAAGTACGGGAAGCTCTCGCCGCTGGCGAAGCGGCACGACCTGCCGTACCACGTGGTCGGCTCCGACCTCTCCGGCGTGGTGCTGCGCACCGGCGCCGGCGTGCACACCTGGAAGCCGGGCGACGAGGTCGTCGCGCACTGCCTGAACGTCGAGCTGGAGAGCCCGGACGGGCACAACGACACGATGCTCGACACCGAGCAGCGGATCTGGGGCTTCGAGACCAACTTCGGCGGGCTGGCCGAGGTCGCGCTGGTCAAGGCGAACCAGCTGATGCCGAAGGCGGCGCACCTGACCTGGGAGGAGGCCGCCTCCCCCGGGCTGGTCAACTCCACCGCGTACCGGCAGCTCGTCTCGCGCAACGGCGCGGACATGAAGCAGGGCGACGTCGTGCTGATCTGGGGCGCCTCGGGCGGCCTCGGCTCGTACGCCACGCAGTACGCGCTCAACGGCGGCGGCATCCCGGTGTGCGTCGTGTCCAGCCCGGAGAAGGCCGAGATCTGCCGGAAGCTCGGGGCCGAGCTGATCATCGACCGGAACGCGGAGGACTACCGGTTCTGGAAGGACGAGCACGAGCAGGACCAGCGGGAGTGGCAGCGCTTCGGCGCGAAGATCCGCGAGCTGACCGGCGGCGAGGACCCGGACATCGTGTTCGAGCACCCGGGCCGCGAGACCTTCGGCGCGTCCGTCTACGCCGCGCGCAAGGGCGGCACGATCGTGACCTGTGCGTCGACATCGGGATACATGCACCAGTACGACAACCGGTACCTGTGGATGAACCTGAAGCGGATCGTCGGCTCGCACTTCGCGAACTACCGCGAGTCGTGGGAAGCCAACCGGCTGATCGCGAAGGGGCTCGTCCACCCGACGCTGTCCAAGACCTATCGCCTCGAAGAAACCGGCCAGGCCGCGCTCGACGTCCACCGCAACGCGCACCAGGGCAAAGTCGGCGTGCTCGCGCTGGCGCCGGAGGAAGGGCTGGGCGTGCGCGACGAAGAGTTGCGCGCCAAGCACATCGACGCGATCAACGCCTTCCGCGGGGCCTGA